In Nocardioides marinus, one DNA window encodes the following:
- a CDS encoding glycosyltransferase: MNAIRNPQGLTNLEGHTDFDITWPWNRPGGLRAGATAVLRVKDEAPSLPFVLPPLLRATDHVIVVDNGSTDGTPEVAAETAAKAGLADKLTQASYPFEVARAGAEHLGQHELSVHSLSYFYNWCFSLVQTRYSWKWDGDMVLTTEGEVSLADLTWQIGGVQSIIRVPRHGLYLDSDSHGYLDLGLRNAEEWGYPVGPDFVFTKAFEWEIRSTPEQCRSIGLPQGLCVELKYLDGDEFAHWTDPESFATSWRNRRKRREWAVFHALKEGQLPPGVHEITAPEGVHIVDHVTQTWLPRAPRPLEVG, from the coding sequence GTGAACGCGATCCGCAACCCCCAGGGGCTCACCAACCTCGAGGGCCACACCGACTTCGACATCACCTGGCCGTGGAACCGCCCCGGCGGCCTGCGGGCCGGGGCCACCGCGGTGCTGCGGGTCAAGGACGAGGCGCCGTCGCTGCCGTTCGTGCTGCCGCCGCTGCTGCGGGCCACCGACCACGTGATCGTCGTCGACAACGGCTCCACCGACGGCACCCCCGAGGTGGCCGCCGAGACCGCTGCGAAGGCGGGCCTGGCCGACAAGCTGACCCAGGCGTCGTACCCCTTCGAGGTCGCCCGCGCCGGCGCCGAGCACCTGGGCCAGCACGAGCTGTCGGTGCACTCGCTGTCCTACTTCTACAACTGGTGCTTCTCGCTGGTGCAGACCCGCTACTCCTGGAAGTGGGACGGCGACATGGTCCTCACCACCGAGGGCGAGGTGTCGCTGGCCGACCTGACCTGGCAGATCGGCGGCGTCCAGTCGATCATCCGCGTCCCGCGCCACGGGCTCTACCTCGACTCCGACTCCCACGGCTATCTCGACCTGGGCTTGCGCAACGCCGAGGAGTGGGGCTACCCCGTCGGCCCGGACTTCGTGTTCACCAAGGCCTTCGAGTGGGAGATCCGCTCCACCCCCGAGCAGTGCCGCTCCATCGGCCTGCCGCAGGGCCTGTGCGTGGAGCTGAAGTACCTCGACGGTGACGAGTTCGCCCACTGGACCGACCCGGAGTCCTTCGCGACCTCCTGGCGCAACCGTCGCAAGCGCCGCGAGTGGGCGGTCTTCCACGCCCTCAAGGAGGGCCAGCTGCCCCCCGGCGTCCACGAGATCACCGCCCCCGAGGGCGTCCACATCGTCGACCACGTCACCCAGACCTGGCTGCCCCGCGCCCCGCGCCCGCTCGAGGTGGGCTGA
- a CDS encoding sulfotransferase family protein: MSAQPDAFTVPADPDPMSYDRKVLFVAGAGRSGTSTMAGLMKIMGLHVPQPEVEPDETNPKGFAEPAWAVEHHSRLLREAVVQVSDSRPDAWFETGRVSTREPERIKTAEWLEGHFAVNPELVVKDPRLSWFLSLWRVAAIRCGATPVFATMLRPPSEVVGSKQKYYANRLGSAHLAASWLNMLLHTERATRESVADGGRVFIRYGDLLDDWTKAVMYTGEQLGLQHILHAKSERIRDAHRFVDPGLRRVSGSLDDLGLPKRLHELVADTWTELNKLADEGGDTPEVHEALDQLREGYVELYEESEAISRSSVVAAEQKTRRGREKPGKEGGADAPVDSADPAYVADRIPHGLRAAIPPGVRRGLRRAVGRER, encoded by the coding sequence GTGAGTGCCCAGCCTGACGCCTTCACCGTGCCCGCCGACCCCGACCCGATGTCGTACGACCGCAAGGTCCTCTTCGTCGCCGGAGCCGGTCGCTCCGGCACGAGCACGATGGCGGGGCTGATGAAGATCATGGGCCTGCACGTGCCGCAGCCCGAGGTCGAGCCCGACGAGACCAACCCGAAGGGCTTCGCCGAGCCCGCCTGGGCCGTGGAGCACCACTCGCGGCTGCTGCGCGAGGCGGTCGTGCAGGTCAGCGACAGCCGGCCCGACGCGTGGTTCGAGACCGGTCGGGTCTCCACCCGCGAGCCCGAGCGGATCAAGACCGCCGAGTGGCTCGAGGGGCACTTCGCGGTCAATCCCGAGCTGGTCGTGAAGGACCCGCGGCTGAGCTGGTTCCTCTCGCTGTGGCGCGTGGCTGCCATCCGCTGCGGCGCCACCCCCGTCTTCGCCACGATGCTGCGGCCGCCCAGCGAGGTCGTCGGCTCCAAGCAGAAGTACTACGCCAACCGGCTCGGCTCGGCCCACCTGGCCGCCAGCTGGCTCAACATGCTGCTGCACACCGAGCGCGCCACCCGCGAGTCCGTCGCCGACGGCGGCCGGGTCTTCATCCGCTACGGCGACCTGCTCGACGACTGGACCAAGGCCGTCATGTACACCGGCGAGCAGCTCGGCCTCCAGCACATCCTGCACGCCAAGTCCGAGCGCATCCGCGACGCGCACCGCTTCGTCGACCCCGGCCTGCGCCGCGTCTCCGGCAGCCTCGATGACCTCGGTCTCCCCAAGCGCCTCCACGAGCTGGTCGCCGACACCTGGACCGAGCTCAACAAGCTCGCCGACGAGGGCGGCGACACCCCCGAGGTGCACGAGGCCCTCGACCAGCTGCGCGAGGGGTACGTCGAGCTCTACGAGGAGTCCGAGGCCATCTCGCGCTCCTCGGTGGTCGCTGCCGAGCAGAAGACCCGCCGCGGCCGCGAGAAGCCCGGCAAGGAGGGCGGCGCGGACGCCCCCGTCGACAGCGCGGACCCGGCGTACGTCGCCGACCGCATCCCGCACGGCCTGCGCGCCGCCATCCCGCCGGGTGTGCGCCGCGGGCTGCGCAGGGCCGTCGGCCGCGAGCGCTGA